In a genomic window of Chryseobacterium sp. G0162:
- a CDS encoding sensor protein KdpD: MSSAKHFLELIQKSRKGKFKIYIGMSAGVGKTFRMLQEAHALVRNGIDVKIGYIETHDREETVALVEGIPEIERKSVFYKGKNLEEMDLQAIINEHPEVVLVDELAHTNVEGSKNKKRWQDVLEILDNGINVISAMNIQHIESLNEEVKKITGVEVAERVPDKILALADEVVNIDLTADELLTRLKEGKIYKKEKIQTALSNFFQSGHILQLRELSLKEVATHVERKVEAEIKTENFKPIKFLACISSNEKIAKTIIRKTARLASYYNSPWTVLYIQKPSENPEKIALDKQRYLINNFNLAQELGAKVVRIKESSVHNGILEYVIAHNITTVCIGKPHAKLWQRLFGYSWIYTLMNRLNERQVDIIILS, encoded by the coding sequence ATGTCATCAGCAAAACATTTTTTAGAATTGATCCAGAAATCCCGGAAAGGAAAATTCAAGATCTATATTGGGATGAGCGCAGGTGTTGGGAAAACTTTCCGGATGCTGCAGGAGGCTCATGCTCTTGTACGGAATGGCATTGATGTAAAGATTGGTTATATAGAAACCCATGACCGGGAAGAAACGGTAGCTTTGGTGGAAGGAATTCCGGAAATTGAAAGAAAATCAGTCTTTTATAAAGGTAAAAACCTGGAGGAAATGGACCTCCAGGCTATTATCAATGAACATCCGGAGGTAGTTCTTGTAGATGAGCTGGCCCATACCAATGTGGAAGGCTCTAAAAATAAAAAGAGATGGCAGGATGTACTGGAAATTCTGGATAACGGAATCAATGTCATCAGTGCCATGAATATCCAGCATATTGAAAGTCTTAATGAAGAAGTTAAAAAAATTACAGGGGTTGAAGTTGCTGAAAGAGTTCCGGATAAAATTTTAGCGCTGGCGGATGAAGTGGTCAATATCGATCTTACTGCTGATGAGCTGCTCACGCGATTGAAGGAAGGAAAAATCTATAAGAAAGAGAAAATTCAGACTGCTCTCAGTAATTTCTTTCAAAGCGGACACATTCTCCAGCTTCGTGAGCTTTCGTTAAAAGAAGTGGCAACGCATGTAGAAAGAAAGGTGGAAGCTGAAATTAAGACAGAGAATTTTAAACCTATAAAATTCCTTGCTTGTATCAGCAGCAATGAGAAAATTGCTAAAACGATCATTAGGAAAACAGCCAGATTGGCGAGTTATTATAACAGTCCATGGACGGTTCTCTATATCCAGAAACCTTCTGAGAATCCTGAAAAAATAGCCCTGGACAAGCAGCGGTATTTGATTAATAATTTTAATTTAGCACAGGAATTAGGAGCCAAGGTTGTCCGAATCAAGGAAAGCAGCGTTCATAACGGAATTCTGGAATATGTGATTGCCCATAACATTACCACAGTTTGTATTGGAAAACCTCATGCAAAACTCTGGCAGCGTTTGTTCGGTTATAGCTGGATCTATACTTTGATGAACAGGCTGAATGAAAGACAGGTAGACATTATTATTTTATCTTAA
- a CDS encoding porin produces the protein MKKYLFIGAVLGTFFSKAQSSDSLKTGNKVTFSAYAELFYTYDFNEPGDHLRQSFLYSYNRHNELNLNLGLIKANYQSENVRANLALMGGTYAQDNMAAEQNALRYINEANVGIKISKNKDLWIDAGIMPSHIGWESAIGRDNINLTRSFAAENSPYFETGAKISYTSDNGKWFLSGLVLNGWQRIAKVKGNQSISFGHQVTYKPNDKVTLNSSSFIGNDKAKDEKRMRYFHDLYGSVQLTDQFSALLGFDIGAEQKAKGSEQYNIWYSPNVQMKYQVDSKWALAGRLEYYNDKNGVIISTGTPNGFQTFGYSLNVDYAVFKNVVFRTEARGFTSKDAIFAKNDDFRKGNFFVTTSLAVWF, from the coding sequence GTGAAAAAATATCTATTTATAGGTGCAGTATTGGGAACATTTTTTTCCAAAGCACAATCATCAGATTCATTAAAAACAGGAAATAAAGTGACATTTTCTGCCTATGCAGAACTCTTCTATACTTACGATTTTAATGAACCGGGAGATCATCTCCGTCAGAGTTTTTTATATTCATACAACAGGCATAATGAGCTAAACCTTAATCTGGGATTGATAAAAGCTAATTATCAGAGCGAAAATGTTCGAGCCAATCTTGCATTAATGGGCGGAACTTACGCACAGGACAATATGGCTGCGGAACAGAATGCTTTACGATATATTAATGAAGCGAATGTAGGAATCAAAATATCCAAAAATAAAGACCTATGGATCGATGCGGGAATTATGCCCTCTCATATTGGTTGGGAAAGTGCGATAGGAAGAGATAATATTAATCTGACCAGAAGTTTTGCCGCTGAGAATTCACCTTATTTTGAAACTGGAGCTAAAATTTCTTATACTTCAGATAATGGAAAATGGTTTTTAAGTGGATTGGTTCTGAATGGCTGGCAACGTATTGCAAAAGTGAAAGGAAATCAGAGTATTTCTTTTGGGCATCAGGTGACCTACAAACCAAATGATAAAGTAACTTTGAATAGCAGTTCATTTATTGGAAATGATAAAGCTAAAGATGAGAAAAGAATGCGTTATTTCCATGATTTGTATGGAAGTGTCCAATTGACGGATCAGTTTTCAGCTTTGCTAGGATTTGATATCGGAGCAGAGCAGAAGGCCAAAGGAAGTGAGCAGTATAATATATGGTACAGCCCGAATGTACAAATGAAATATCAGGTTGACAGTAAATGGGCACTGGCCGGAAGGCTGGAATATTATAATGATAAAAATGGAGTCATTATCAGCACAGGAACTCCTAATGGTTTTCAAACTTTCGGGTATTCGCTGAATGTGGATTATGCTGTGTTTAAAAATGTTGTTTTTCGTACTGAAGCAAGAGGATTTACTTCCAAGGATGCTATTTTTGCGAAAAATGATGATTTCAGAAAAGGAAATTTCTTTGTTACAACAAGTTTAGCGGTATGGTTTTAA
- the kdpC gene encoding K(+)-transporting ATPase subunit C, producing the protein MKNHIVSAFRLTLVMLAVVGIYLIIVYGGSKILPTQGNAEIINYKGQKFYANIGQEFKSEKYFHGRPSSVNYNAAGSGGSNKGPSNEEYLETVQKRIDTLKLQNPEMGSTNVPVELVTASGSGLDPDISEEGALYQAKRIAHMRSLSVEQINNLIKNQTEKPFLGLFGPSKVNVLKLNIALDQLK; encoded by the coding sequence ATGAAAAATCATATCGTTTCAGCATTCAGACTCACTTTGGTAATGCTGGCAGTTGTAGGAATTTATCTGATCATTGTATATGGAGGATCAAAAATATTGCCTACCCAGGGAAATGCAGAGATTATTAATTATAAAGGGCAAAAATTCTATGCCAATATCGGGCAGGAATTTAAATCTGAAAAATACTTCCATGGCCGTCCATCCTCAGTAAACTATAATGCTGCAGGAAGCGGAGGAAGCAATAAAGGTCCCAGCAATGAAGAGTATCTGGAAACTGTACAGAAAAGAATAGATACACTGAAATTGCAAAACCCCGAAATGGGAAGTACTAATGTTCCTGTTGAGCTTGTTACAGCAAGTGGAAGTGGGTTAGATCCTGATATTTCAGAAGAAGGAGCATTGTATCAGGCTAAAAGGATTGCCCACATGAGAAGTCTTTCCGTTGAACAGATCAACAATTTAATTAAAAATCAAACTGAAAAGCCATTTTTAGGACTTTTCGGACCCTCAAAAGTGAATGTCTTAAAGCTTAATATTGCTTTAGACCAGTTAAAATAA
- the kdpB gene encoding potassium-transporting ATPase subunit KdpB — MKNQSQTLFQKDLVNEAIKQSFVKLNPKIMFKNPVMFLVEIGTVVMFIVSMFSLTGDKTQGSFSYNFLVFIILFFTVLFANFAEAIAEARGKAQADTLRKTREETPAKLVLENKPGFQVETALKMSAEMKLGDIFLCEAGDQIPMDGEIIEGLATIDESAITGESAPVIREAGGDKSSVTGGTKVLSDRIKVKVTTKPGESFLDKMIALVEGASRQKTPNEIALTILLAGFTLTFIIVTLTLKPFADYAQTPITIAAFISLFVCLIPTTIGGLLSAIGIAGMDRALRANVITKSGKAVETAGDIDVLLLDKTGTITIGNRKATQFHPANGIKIEEFIKASALSSVADETPEGKSIIELSQLKSEDLLVPNPTYIDFTAETRTSGIDFEETRIRKGAYDTIKKLTEKAGNLFPQETQDAVTKISENGGTPLVVAVNEKVWGVIELQDIIKTGIQERFQRLRKMGVKTVMVTGDNPLTAKFIAEKAGVDDFIAEAKPEDKMNYIKKEQQEGKLVAMMGDGTNDAPALAQADVGVAMNSGTQAAKEAGNMVDLDNDPTKLIEIVEIGKQLLMTRGTLTTFSIANDVAKYFAIIPALFITFIPSLQKLNIMNLHSPETAILSAVIFNAVIIPFLIPLALKGVAYKPIGASALLRRNLLIYGLGGVIVPFIGIKIIDVLISLFY, encoded by the coding sequence ATGAAAAATCAATCACAAACATTGTTTCAAAAAGATTTGGTAAACGAAGCGATTAAACAGTCTTTCGTGAAACTGAATCCGAAAATTATGTTTAAAAATCCAGTTATGTTCCTGGTGGAGATCGGAACAGTGGTCATGTTTATAGTAAGCATGTTCAGCCTGACTGGTGATAAAACCCAGGGAAGTTTTTCTTATAATTTCCTGGTCTTCATCATCCTGTTTTTTACGGTATTATTTGCCAATTTTGCTGAAGCGATTGCTGAAGCCAGAGGAAAAGCACAGGCTGATACCCTGAGAAAAACCCGTGAAGAAACTCCTGCTAAGCTGGTTCTTGAAAATAAGCCAGGCTTTCAGGTGGAAACAGCCTTAAAAATGTCGGCTGAAATGAAGCTAGGCGATATTTTTCTTTGTGAAGCTGGAGATCAGATCCCGATGGATGGAGAAATCATTGAAGGTCTCGCTACCATTGATGAGTCTGCCATTACCGGAGAAAGTGCCCCGGTCATTCGGGAGGCAGGTGGAGATAAGAGCTCGGTGACTGGAGGTACAAAAGTACTTTCAGACAGAATTAAAGTAAAAGTAACTACCAAACCGGGAGAATCCTTTTTGGATAAAATGATTGCTCTTGTAGAAGGAGCTTCAAGACAGAAAACACCAAACGAAATCGCATTAACCATATTGTTAGCAGGGTTTACTCTTACTTTTATTATTGTTACCCTGACTTTAAAGCCTTTTGCAGACTATGCGCAGACTCCGATTACCATCGCAGCATTTATTTCACTTTTCGTATGCCTTATTCCGACAACTATTGGAGGTCTGCTTTCTGCCATCGGAATTGCAGGAATGGATAGAGCTTTAAGAGCGAATGTTATTACAAAAAGTGGGAAAGCAGTAGAAACAGCGGGTGATATTGATGTTTTACTACTTGATAAAACAGGTACTATTACTATTGGGAACCGTAAAGCGACTCAATTTCATCCGGCCAACGGAATTAAGATTGAAGAATTTATTAAAGCTTCTGCTCTGAGTTCGGTCGCAGATGAAACACCTGAGGGTAAATCGATTATAGAACTTAGCCAGCTGAAATCAGAAGACCTGCTGGTTCCTAATCCAACATACATTGATTTTACTGCTGAAACGAGAACTTCAGGGATTGATTTTGAGGAAACAAGAATCAGAAAAGGAGCTTATGACACAATTAAAAAACTGACTGAAAAAGCCGGGAATCTTTTCCCACAGGAAACCCAGGATGCGGTAACCAAAATCTCTGAAAATGGAGGAACTCCTTTGGTAGTGGCTGTCAATGAAAAAGTATGGGGAGTGATTGAACTGCAGGATATTATTAAAACCGGCATCCAGGAACGTTTCCAGAGATTGAGAAAAATGGGGGTAAAAACGGTAATGGTCACCGGAGACAACCCTTTAACCGCAAAATTTATCGCAGAAAAAGCAGGAGTAGATGATTTTATTGCCGAAGCCAAACCGGAAGATAAGATGAACTATATTAAAAAGGAACAGCAGGAAGGAAAACTGGTTGCAATGATGGGAGATGGAACGAATGATGCTCCGGCTTTGGCCCAGGCTGATGTGGGCGTAGCGATGAACAGTGGAACTCAGGCCGCGAAGGAAGCGGGAAACATGGTAGATCTTGATAATGACCCTACCAAACTGATCGAAATCGTAGAGATTGGAAAACAGTTACTGATGACCCGTGGAACCTTAACCACTTTCAGTATTGCCAATGATGTTGCTAAGTATTTTGCTATTATTCCAGCACTGTTTATCACGTTTATCCCATCGCTTCAGAAGCTTAATATCATGAATCTTCACAGTCCGGAAACAGCCATTTTATCAGCGGTTATTTTCAATGCAGTGATTATTCCTTTCCTGATTCCATTAGCATTGAAAGGAGTGGCGTATAAGCCAATTGGAGCCAGTGCATTATTGAGAAGAAATCTTTTGATCTATGGGTTAGGCGGTGTCATCGTTCCTTTCATTGGAATCAAAATTATTGATGTACTGATTAGTTTATTCTATTAA
- the kdpA gene encoding potassium-transporting ATPase subunit KdpA produces MNTEILGIIAMFAITLVIGIFLGKYIANVYGYKKTFLDPVFGPIEKLIYKISGINSNRQMNWKQNMYAMLAINLVWFVIGFILLMTQAWLPLNPDGNPNMSPDLAFNTTISFLVNCNLQHYSGETGVSYLSQLYLMFLQFVTAATGMAAMAVLFKAFKEKTATELGNFYDYFTKSMIRILLPISVVVALILSINGSPMTFEGKDHITTLEGQKIEVSRGPVAAFVAIKHLGTNGGGFFGANSAHPLENPNYITNMTEMVTQMIIPFALVFALGFYLKKRKLSWVIFTVMTVGFLALAIPNIVNETGGNPLITKMGAESSLGAMEGKEIRFGSAASGYWSIATTVISTGSVNSMHDSTMPLSGMNELLAMMINCFYGGCGVGILNYFIFIILAVFISGLMVGRTPEFMGKKIEAKEMKIAMIVALFHPFLILVGTALTAYLPEFGAKTLNNPGFHGFSEMLYEFTSSSANNGSGFEGLGDNTPWWNISTGIVLLLSRFIPIIGPVAIAGLLAQKKFIPESSGTLKTDTATFGFMTLAVILLIAALSFFPALTLGPIAEQIQYFSK; encoded by the coding sequence ATGAATACAGAAATTTTAGGCATCATAGCCATGTTTGCTATCACATTAGTTATCGGAATATTTTTAGGTAAATATATAGCTAATGTCTATGGATACAAAAAAACTTTTCTTGATCCGGTTTTTGGACCTATTGAAAAGTTAATTTATAAAATATCAGGGATCAATTCCAATCGCCAGATGAACTGGAAACAGAATATGTATGCGATGCTGGCGATTAATCTGGTTTGGTTTGTAATAGGCTTTATTCTCCTGATGACTCAGGCCTGGTTACCTTTGAATCCAGATGGGAACCCGAATATGTCACCTGATCTGGCTTTTAATACAACCATTTCATTTTTAGTGAACTGTAATTTACAGCATTATTCGGGAGAAACGGGAGTAAGCTATCTGAGCCAGCTTTACCTGATGTTTTTACAGTTTGTAACGGCTGCAACAGGAATGGCTGCTATGGCTGTTCTTTTTAAAGCCTTCAAAGAAAAAACAGCTACAGAACTTGGTAATTTCTATGATTATTTTACTAAGTCAATGATTCGGATTTTACTTCCGATCAGCGTAGTGGTCGCTTTAATTCTTTCTATCAACGGAAGTCCAATGACTTTCGAAGGAAAAGATCATATTACAACATTGGAAGGACAAAAAATAGAGGTCTCCAGAGGTCCTGTGGCTGCTTTTGTTGCCATTAAACATTTGGGAACCAATGGTGGAGGATTCTTCGGAGCCAATTCTGCTCACCCTCTTGAAAACCCTAACTATATAACAAATATGACGGAAATGGTCACTCAGATGATTATTCCTTTTGCATTGGTCTTTGCGCTAGGTTTTTATTTAAAGAAAAGAAAGTTATCATGGGTAATTTTTACCGTAATGACCGTTGGTTTTCTTGCACTTGCTATTCCGAATATCGTTAATGAAACTGGTGGTAATCCTTTGATTACAAAAATGGGAGCAGAGAGTAGCCTGGGGGCGATGGAAGGAAAGGAAATCCGTTTCGGAAGTGCGGCATCAGGATATTGGAGTATTGCCACAACAGTGATTTCTACCGGTTCGGTAAACTCTATGCACGACAGTACGATGCCTCTTTCAGGGATGAATGAACTTCTTGCCATGATGATTAACTGCTTTTACGGTGGTTGTGGTGTAGGGATTCTAAACTACTTTATCTTCATCATTCTCGCAGTATTTATCAGTGGTTTGATGGTAGGAAGAACTCCTGAGTTTATGGGGAAAAAGATTGAGGCCAAGGAAATGAAGATTGCAATGATTGTTGCCTTGTTCCACCCATTTTTAATTTTGGTGGGGACAGCTTTAACAGCTTACTTACCGGAATTTGGAGCCAAAACATTAAATAATCCGGGATTCCATGGATTCAGTGAAATGCTGTATGAATTTACTTCTTCTTCGGCCAACAATGGATCTGGATTTGAAGGGTTGGGAGATAATACCCCATGGTGGAATATTTCAACCGGAATTGTATTGCTGTTATCAAGATTTATCCCAATCATAGGACCGGTAGCCATTGCAGGTTTACTGGCTCAGAAAAAATTTATTCCGGAAAGTTCAGGAACATTAAAGACAGATACAGCAACATTTGGTTTTATGACCCTGGCGGTTATCTTACTTATTGCTGCATTGTCATTCTTCCCTGCGTTGACTCTGGGACCTATTGCAGAACAGATACAGTATTTCTCTAAATAA
- a CDS encoding sigma-54-dependent transcriptional regulator translates to MSGNILIIDDEIKLLKLLGMILSQENFNVKEASTARSAMTMLEQYDFDVVLSDVRLPDAFGVDLIRSIKTKYPYLEIILMTAFGNITDAVQAMKNGAYDYLVKGDDNEKIIPLVYKALEKVKDNKTRVVQPSSLLKGFEQIIGSSPLILHAKKLAEKVALTDATVLLTGETGTGKEVFANAIHEGSERKKNSFVAINCSAFSKEILESELFGHKEGAFTGAIKDKKGLIEEANGGTLFLDEIGEMPIELQAKLLRVLETGEFIKMGETKVSKSDFRLIAATNRNLENEIRQGNFREDLYFRLNVFEITLPALRERKEDLKMLAKNFIDLFSNKLHLASIQVLPDYYKALEKNEWKGNIRELRNAIERSLILMNDNILDMESLPHYSEKTVQESDSLSMRSLEKIHIQKVLQYTKGNKAEAARLLEIGIATLYRKLDEYGLK, encoded by the coding sequence ATGTCAGGAAACATTCTGATCATCGATGATGAGATCAAGCTCCTTAAGTTATTAGGAATGATCCTTTCCCAAGAGAATTTTAACGTAAAAGAAGCTTCAACAGCCCGCTCGGCTATGACGATGTTGGAGCAGTATGATTTTGATGTTGTGCTAAGCGATGTCCGGTTACCTGATGCGTTTGGAGTAGACCTTATAAGGTCTATTAAAACAAAATATCCATATCTGGAAATTATTCTGATGACTGCATTTGGAAATATTACTGATGCTGTACAGGCTATGAAAAATGGAGCTTATGATTACCTGGTAAAAGGGGACGATAATGAGAAAATTATTCCTTTGGTGTATAAAGCACTGGAGAAAGTAAAAGATAATAAAACCAGAGTAGTTCAACCATCCTCATTATTAAAGGGTTTTGAGCAAATTATTGGTAGCTCCCCTTTGATTTTGCATGCTAAGAAATTAGCTGAAAAAGTTGCGCTAACAGATGCAACAGTACTTTTAACTGGTGAAACTGGGACTGGAAAAGAAGTTTTTGCCAATGCCATTCATGAAGGAAGTGAGAGAAAGAAAAATAGTTTTGTAGCAATTAATTGCTCTGCTTTTAGTAAAGAAATTCTTGAAAGTGAGCTTTTTGGACACAAAGAAGGTGCCTTTACCGGGGCAATAAAAGATAAGAAAGGATTGATTGAAGAAGCCAATGGCGGAACATTATTTTTGGATGAAATTGGTGAAATGCCCATAGAACTTCAGGCAAAATTGCTTAGGGTTCTTGAAACCGGGGAGTTTATCAAAATGGGGGAAACTAAGGTTTCCAAATCTGATTTCAGGCTCATTGCTGCTACCAATAGAAACCTGGAAAATGAAATAAGACAGGGAAATTTCAGGGAAGATCTCTATTTCAGACTGAATGTCTTTGAGATTACGCTTCCTGCTTTAAGAGAAAGAAAAGAGGATTTGAAAATGCTGGCTAAGAATTTTATTGATCTATTTTCAAATAAGTTGCATCTGGCTTCTATTCAGGTTTTGCCGGATTATTATAAAGCCCTTGAGAAAAATGAATGGAAAGGGAATATCAGAGAATTAAGGAATGCTATAGAGCGTAGCTTGATCCTAATGAATGATAATATTCTGGATATGGAAAGCCTTCCACATTATTCTGAAAAAACTGTTCAGGAGAGTGATTCTTTAAGTATGAGATCACTTGAAAAAATTCATATCCAAAAAGTATTGCAATATACAAAAGGTAATAAAGCAGAAGCGGCCAGACTCCTTGAAATAGGAATTGCTACGTTATACCGTAAACTCGACGAATACGGACTAAAATAA